The Carassius auratus strain Wakin chromosome 21, ASM336829v1, whole genome shotgun sequence sequence CCTGTGCAAAAGCTGGATAATTCTGACAAGCTTAATTTATCAGGAGAAGATTCATTGGCTAAACCGAGGGATTATTTTGGAAGCAGCAGGACTGTATTTCATACTAACATTAGAACCGCTGAGGAGCACAGCTCCCCAGAACCCATATTCACTTCAAACACTATTTTGATAACGCCTGGGAGAAATCAATACAGCAAGGGTAGGGAACAGGAGCATGGTGGCACAGAGCCAAAAGAGAACCACGCGACACAAAAGCAAAGACCCAGGGAACGTTTGACTGCGCCCAGGCTTGAGAGAGGCGGGCATATTCTGGGTCATATGGAAAAGGAGGGGGAGGGCCATGGTAGAGGGGTGAGTTGCGGAAAGGAGCAGGTTGAGCTGTCAGTCAGGTCTAGAAATAGAAAAGCGTCTGCAAACTGCATCTCAACACTCACAGCCAGCAAGCAGGAGTCAAGAATCCCGCTGAACTGTTATTCAGAGCGTATCCCCGCAACCAGGCACCAACACCAGCTACAGAGACTCGCTGATACTCGGACGTTGGAAAAGCAGAGCCGGCAAGGTGTCTGGCAGTCCAGACCACTCTCCTGCAAGCTGTGTTGCAGCTCTTGGCAACCCTGCCCCACTACATACAAGACTAGAGGATCAACCAGCATGGGAACAAAGCTTGCTGAGGGCAGTAGTAAGGTGGGGGGCCTTGTTAACCAGGCCCAGGTAAGATCTTCCTGTTCTGAAGCTGACAACATGCATGTTTTCAGTTCAAGCTGTAGGCCCTCAAGTCAGCCCTCTGCTGAGGAATGCCACAAAAATTGGACAGATGATGTTCTCTCTTTTAAAATGCAGATGTATTCAAACACTCAAAACACATCTGCTTGCTCAGAATCCAGCAGCTTTGAGTGTGTTGATGTGGCATTGGAAACCACAGACGAAGTAAACCGGAGCTTAAAGACTGTGCCCAAAAGACAAATCCAACTGAAGAGACGGGACACAGCAGAGGTGCATGCCAGAGAAAACAACAATCAAACCTTTCAGGTTGCAAACACACCTGTGCGTGCCCGGGACATATTTCAGCGTCAACATAGCACCCCTGCAGCTTTTAACCAGGAGTCCCATGTGGCTGATCAAAGGTCAGTACAGGCTGAGCGAAAGCAAaggcttcagaaatcattttcccTGGATGAAACATCCAGCAAAACCCAGATGGCTTCCTGCATCATAACAAATGTCCTATcgaaaaaaatgctaaatgaacAGAATCTTCACACCTTGGATGTTTCTGATAAAGCTTTTGCTTCTATCAAAGTGAACAACAGGGCTACTACCACAGAGGAATGTGTCTATTTGTCAGGCAAGGAGATATATGCTGAAACTACCAAACTAAATCAAAGTGCATCTCTTAAGAGGGAGGCCCTGAGAGAGTCAAGCCCTGTTCAAAAGCACTGCAGTGTTAACTCAAAAACACAACCAAAGCTGCTGAGCAAACATGGCTTCAATCCTCTTTTAAGCACAACTGGCAGGTCTGAAGCTCAAGGTAGTGTCACTGAAATAACTGACTCTTCAGAGAAGGAGAAAGCAGAGAAGTTGAGCCCAAGAGAGGAGGTGTTGCGGCTGCCTAACCTGAGCCCTGGAGGGAAGCTATCCTGTGACTCAGCAAAGGGCAGAGCATGGAATTCGACTGCAGCAACAAATGTAGCCATCAGCACACAGGCCTCTGTGAAAACCACACCTGAAGAATGCCTTACAGGGCAAGGAATCCATAAACAACACAATATGACCCCAACCAACGTGCTGGAAAAGCAGGAGCAACAGGCTGGCACCATGGAAAGTACACTCAGTCCTACTAATATTGCATGCCTAATCTCTGATTTGGAAGCAAAAGCAGTGGATAACACAATCCCACAAGCTGATGAGAGCAGTGTTGGAAAGGAGCAAGAGAGTGGCAGAGAGGAAGTCAAGTCACCGGGAGAGTCTGCAATCCTAGGTATGCAACGCCAAGGCAAATTGAAAGCCATGGGCCCTGTGCATGTAGTAAGAGACATGAGAAGCCTAGTGAAAAACACATACAACATGTCCTTCAAAATCACGGGGGAATCAGCCCATGGCATAGATGGGAGTACCCCTTTGTTTAAGCCATCGGTACAAAATTTAAGCAACAACAAGGGTGAAGGTATGGGAAAGGGATGCAGATCAGAAGAAAAACCCCTGGTACGGAAAGTCACTCCACCTCTTACACTGGAGAGGAGGAGGGATCACTCTGCAACAAAAGGATGCTCAACTAAGGTAATGCCACCCAATGAATCGAATGACAAAAATCATACTGGATTTATAAAGGTCAGCCCAAATAGTATAACCAAGGGAAACAGTTGTGCCTTGTCAAAGCCCTCAGAGAAACAGGTTAGCCAAGTTTGCAAGAGGAAACCTAATGTTGTAGTCAGCGATACAAACTTGAAACCGACAAACAGGACAGACCTGGCACTGCAAGCTAAAGAGGAGGCCTCTACTGAGAAGCCTACAAAAGGAGACTTGAACAAGGCAGAGCATGAGATGACCATCAGCTCTGACAAACTCTTCCCAGTAGCTTTGCAATATTGTCCACCCACAGCAAGTTCTGAGCAACAGGACTATGGCAAGATAATCAGTGATGCCCTCCAGACCCCATGCCTTCCTCCCAGGTCACAAAGTTCAGTGGGGCCTCTGTCTGCTTGCATTCTAACAGTTGCTTCAACACCCATGGTTCCCTCATATTATTACAAACCCAATCCGCCAATCTGCTACCAGACAATCTCTCCTCATATTGGAGCTGGTTATGGCTATGTTCAAGGGCCTGTCATGTTTCAAACACCTCTTTACAACCAGCCCTCTGCATCAAACAGTCACACCCCCCTACTGAGATCCCTCTCTGAGGATGGAAAAACGTTAGTGCAGCCAACAGATGGCTCAACCAGTCAAGCTCAGAATGGGGAAGCAGGGCTGAAAATATCTTTTACAGAAAGCCAACACAATGCAATCTTTGATGCTCCCTTGAGTGCAGAAGCCAGGCTCGGGGGTACAGGTGTGGTGTATCCAGAAGCAGGAGGAAGTATCGCAGCAGGACAAACCCCCCGCCAGCTGTTGCTCGACCCTGAAACTGGCCACTATTTCTATGTGGACGTGCCTCAGATGCCACAGCG is a genomic window containing:
- the LOC113038467 gene encoding uncharacterized protein LOC113038467 isoform X2; translated protein: MSVSSASIIDKTTLSLQQRDEGESDLEQTDDITDDSASSYYTALCSLSEYSEALGDTTHTVSMKRPAEGGTFVFLDCITTMESIASRSLITETTLSQDCKTQEENSIEVLPEVSQCDQNKSSSTERALESELKHLLSGTTATNVDLQFVKSAFRNPVQKLDNSDKLNLSGEDSLAKPRDYFGSSRTVFHTNIRTAEEHSSPEPIFTSNTILITPGRNQYSKGREQEHGGTEPKENHATQKQRPRERLTAPRLERGGHILGHMEKEGEGHGRGVSCGKEQVELSVRSRNRKASANCISTLTASKQESRIPLNCYSERIPATRHQHQLQRLADTRTLEKQSRQGVWQSRPLSCKLCCSSWQPCPTTYKTRGSTSMGTKLAEGSSKVGGLVNQAQMYSNTQNTSACSESSSFECVDVALETTDEVNRSLKTVPKRQIQLKRRDTAEVHARENNNQTFQVANTPVRARDIFQRQHSTPAAFNQESHVADQRSVQAERKQRLQKSFSLDETSSKTQMASCIITNVLSKKMLNEQNLHTLDVSDKAFASIKVNNRATTTEECVYLSGKEIYAETTKLNQSASLKREALRESSPVQKHCSVNSKTQPKLLSKHGFNPLLSTTGRSEAQGSVTEITDSSEKEKAEKLSPREEVLRLPNLSPGGKLSCDSAKGRAWNSTAATNVAISTQASVKTTPEECLTGQGIHKQHNMTPTNVLEKQEQQAGTMESTLSPTNIACLISDLEAKAVDNTIPQADESSVGKEQESGREEVKSPGESAILGMQRQGKLKAMGPVHVVRDMRSLVKNTYNMSFKITGESAHGIDGSTPLFKPSVQNLSNNKGEGMGKGCRSEEKPLVRKVTPPLTLERRRDHSATKGCSTKVMPPNESNDKNHTGFIKVSPNSITKGNSCALSKPSEKQVSQVCKRKPNVVVSDTNLKPTNRTDLALQAKEEASTEKPTKGDLNKAEHEMTISSDKLFPVALQYCPPTASSEQQDYGKIISDALQTPCLPPRSQSSVGPLSACILTVASTPMVPSYYYKPNPPICYQTISPHIGAGYGYVQGPVMFQTPLYNQPSASNSHTPLLRSLSEDGKTLVQPTDGSTSQAQNGEAGLKISFTESQHNAIFDAPLSAEARLGGTGVVYPEAGGSIAAGQTPRQLLLDPETGHYFYVDVPQMPQRKMLFDPETCQYVEVLLPQQTLPSAVLHTPCAIPIASLHIPPMYTPQCLPYVQSHPQVLPPPGP
- the LOC113038467 gene encoding uncharacterized protein LOC113038467 isoform X1, giving the protein MSVSSASIIDKTTLSLQQRDEGESDLEQTDDITDDSASSYYTALCSLSEYSEALGDTTHTVSMKRPAEGGTFVFLDCITTMESIASRSLITETTLSQDCKTQEENSIEVLPEVSQCDQNKSSSTERALESELKHLLSGTTATNVDLQFVKSAFRNPVQKLDNSDKLNLSGEDSLAKPRDYFGSSRTVFHTNIRTAEEHSSPEPIFTSNTILITPGRNQYSKGREQEHGGTEPKENHATQKQRPRERLTAPRLERGGHILGHMEKEGEGHGRGVSCGKEQVELSVRSRNRKASANCISTLTASKQESRIPLNCYSERIPATRHQHQLQRLADTRTLEKQSRQGVWQSRPLSCKLCCSSWQPCPTTYKTRGSTSMGTKLAEGSSKVGGLVNQAQVRSSCSEADNMHVFSSSCRPSSQPSAEECHKNWTDDVLSFKMQMYSNTQNTSACSESSSFECVDVALETTDEVNRSLKTVPKRQIQLKRRDTAEVHARENNNQTFQVANTPVRARDIFQRQHSTPAAFNQESHVADQRSVQAERKQRLQKSFSLDETSSKTQMASCIITNVLSKKMLNEQNLHTLDVSDKAFASIKVNNRATTTEECVYLSGKEIYAETTKLNQSASLKREALRESSPVQKHCSVNSKTQPKLLSKHGFNPLLSTTGRSEAQGSVTEITDSSEKEKAEKLSPREEVLRLPNLSPGGKLSCDSAKGRAWNSTAATNVAISTQASVKTTPEECLTGQGIHKQHNMTPTNVLEKQEQQAGTMESTLSPTNIACLISDLEAKAVDNTIPQADESSVGKEQESGREEVKSPGESAILGMQRQGKLKAMGPVHVVRDMRSLVKNTYNMSFKITGESAHGIDGSTPLFKPSVQNLSNNKGEGMGKGCRSEEKPLVRKVTPPLTLERRRDHSATKGCSTKVMPPNESNDKNHTGFIKVSPNSITKGNSCALSKPSEKQVSQVCKRKPNVVVSDTNLKPTNRTDLALQAKEEASTEKPTKGDLNKAEHEMTISSDKLFPVALQYCPPTASSEQQDYGKIISDALQTPCLPPRSQSSVGPLSACILTVASTPMVPSYYYKPNPPICYQTISPHIGAGYGYVQGPVMFQTPLYNQPSASNSHTPLLRSLSEDGKTLVQPTDGSTSQAQNGEAGLKISFTESQHNAIFDAPLSAEARLGGTGVVYPEAGGSIAAGQTPRQLLLDPETGHYFYVDVPQMPQRKMLFDPETCQYVEVLLPQQTLPSAVLHTPCAIPIASLHIPPMYTPQCLPYVQSHPQVLPPPGP